In Flavobacterium sp. N1736, the following are encoded in one genomic region:
- a CDS encoding DinB family protein, whose translation MKDPQEFIIKLAVDSWHLQVKRADYLISLLTDEELQKEVSPQKNRGVYLLGHLTAVNDLMLPLFNIGEQLYPQLNDIFIHNPDKAIYEIPTTADLRLYWKKVNESLSRHFDKLQVEDWLQKHSSVSDDDFAKEPHRNKLNVLLNRTNHLSYHFGQLVLLKK comes from the coding sequence ATGAAAGATCCTCAGGAATTTATAATAAAATTAGCTGTAGATAGTTGGCATTTGCAAGTTAAAAGAGCTGATTATTTAATAAGCTTGCTAACAGACGAAGAACTTCAAAAGGAAGTTTCACCTCAAAAAAACAGGGGTGTTTATCTGCTCGGACATCTTACGGCCGTCAATGACCTTATGTTGCCATTATTTAATATCGGAGAGCAATTGTATCCTCAATTAAATGATATTTTTATTCATAATCCGGATAAAGCAATTTATGAAATTCCAACAACAGCTGATTTAAGGCTTTATTGGAAAAAAGTAAATGAAAGCTTGTCCCGGCATTTTGATAAATTACAAGTTGAAGATTGGTTACAAAAACATAGTTCAGTTTCAGACGATGATTTCGCCAAAGAACCGCACCGAAATAAACTTAATGTTTTACTGAATCGAACCAATCATTTGTCTTATCATTTTGGGCAATTGGTGTTGCTAAAAAAATAG
- a CDS encoding anhydro-N-acetylmuramic acid kinase, giving the protein MNKNISSLYEIAQKETRKIIGLMSGTSLDGLDIALCNISGSGENTVVKILEFETINYTEDIKTEIRKVFAQKTIDFQHLALLNEWIGILHAGMVNECLEKWNIPAQEVDLIASHGQTVLHAPKFLHQQEKFPNATLQIGDGDHIAVKTGIITLSDFRQKHVAAGGEGAPLAVYGDYLLFSKKGENRIMLNMGGIANFTYLPASQNASDVFVTDTGTANTLIDIYTKHYFPEKSYDKDAEIAQTGTVNQALLAELKNNSFFTKSFPKTIGQELFNFDFVQKALSKTNLTTISAPDLLATLTRLSAETIAEAIQFVVKNTGKPIEDFKIYMSGGGTNNPLLVKWLKDLLPCQFYKSDDLGILSDAKEAVLFALLANETVAGGDYNFGTNKGIPSVTMGKISFPD; this is encoded by the coding sequence ATGAATAAAAATATAAGTTCCCTTTATGAAATTGCTCAAAAAGAGACCCGAAAAATAATAGGTTTAATGTCCGGAACTTCGCTTGACGGACTTGATATTGCGCTTTGTAATATTTCCGGTTCAGGCGAAAATACTGTTGTGAAAATTCTGGAATTTGAAACCATCAATTATACCGAAGACATTAAAACCGAAATCCGTAAAGTGTTTGCACAGAAAACAATCGATTTTCAGCATTTGGCTTTATTAAACGAATGGATCGGGATTTTGCATGCAGGAATGGTCAACGAATGTCTCGAGAAATGGAATATTCCCGCACAAGAAGTCGACTTAATTGCCTCGCACGGACAAACGGTTTTACACGCTCCGAAGTTTTTACATCAACAGGAAAAATTTCCAAACGCGACATTACAAATTGGCGACGGCGATCATATTGCCGTAAAAACGGGAATTATTACTTTATCTGATTTCAGACAAAAACATGTTGCTGCCGGTGGCGAAGGCGCACCTTTGGCCGTTTATGGCGATTATTTATTGTTTAGCAAAAAAGGCGAAAACCGCATTATGCTAAATATGGGTGGAATTGCAAATTTTACGTATTTGCCAGCTTCCCAAAACGCCAGCGACGTTTTTGTAACCGATACCGGAACTGCGAATACTTTAATCGACATTTATACCAAACATTATTTTCCTGAAAAAAGTTACGACAAAGATGCCGAAATTGCACAAACAGGAACAGTAAATCAAGCTCTTTTAGCAGAATTAAAAAACAATAGTTTCTTCACGAAAAGCTTTCCAAAAACCATTGGACAAGAATTATTCAATTTTGATTTTGTCCAAAAAGCGCTTTCAAAAACAAACCTCACAACTATTTCGGCACCAGATTTGCTGGCGACTTTAACAAGATTAAGTGCAGAAACAATTGCCGAAGCGATTCAGTTTGTGGTAAAAAATACGGGAAAGCCAATCGAAGATTTTAAAATTTATATGTCGGGCGGCGGTACAAATAATCCTTTATTAGTAAAATGGTTAAAAGATTTATTGCCTTGCCAATTTTACAAAAGCGATGATTTAGGCATTTTAAGCGATGCCAAAGAAGCGGTTTTATTTGCGCTTTTAGCCAATGAAACAGTTGCGGGCGGAGATTATAATTTTGGCACAAACAAAGGAATTCCTTCAGTTACAATGGGCAAAATTTCTTTTCCGGATTAA
- a CDS encoding alpha/beta hydrolase-fold protein — translation MKTFFYSVALFMLSFCMQAQENSPFTTGFEETISSKILGQQRKVWIHIPNSNGGNKIKDRGHYPVIYVLDGSENFNTVVSITEHMEESNLCPPMIVVGILHQNRLVDLTMGTDKELPNVVGGGEKFMSYVEKELIPYMDANYPTTSYKTFIGHSLGGLTVMNAFLHNPTLFNSYVSLDASLWWDNQKTIKEAKTILPNQNYKGKTLYMAMANRLEKGVDTLSVQKDTSGTTGLIRSNLEFIKELSKNKKNQLRYKYKFYEDDNHPSVRLIGEYDALRFIFEFYKLKIYDSELKNPDFKLDSLLVAHYKNVSENMGYIVKPGESQINNLGYQMMGAKQLAKAETLFKLNTTNYPESANCYDSLGDLYLEKGDKAKAIEAFKKALTLKAIPETKEKLEKLLKEKK, via the coding sequence ATGAAAACATTTTTTTATTCTGTTGCCTTGTTCATGCTTTCTTTTTGCATGCAGGCACAGGAAAACAGTCCTTTTACCACAGGATTTGAAGAAACCATTTCTTCAAAAATATTAGGACAGCAACGTAAAGTCTGGATCCATATTCCGAATAGTAACGGAGGAAATAAAATTAAAGACAGAGGCCATTATCCTGTAATTTATGTATTAGACGGAAGTGAAAATTTCAATACCGTTGTTAGCATTACAGAACACATGGAAGAATCGAACCTTTGTCCGCCAATGATTGTTGTTGGAATTCTGCACCAAAACAGATTGGTCGATTTAACAATGGGAACAGATAAAGAATTGCCAAATGTTGTGGGCGGCGGCGAAAAATTTATGTCGTATGTCGAAAAAGAATTAATTCCGTACATGGATGCCAATTATCCAACAACATCATATAAAACTTTTATTGGTCATTCGCTTGGAGGTTTGACGGTTATGAATGCTTTTTTGCATAATCCGACTTTATTTAATTCGTATGTTTCTCTTGATGCTTCGTTGTGGTGGGATAATCAGAAAACGATAAAAGAAGCCAAAACGATTTTGCCAAATCAAAATTATAAAGGAAAAACATTGTATATGGCAATGGCAAACCGTTTAGAAAAAGGCGTTGATACTTTAAGTGTTCAAAAAGATACAAGCGGAACTACGGGACTTATTCGCAGTAATTTAGAATTTATTAAAGAACTGTCTAAAAACAAAAAGAACCAATTGCGTTACAAATACAAATTCTATGAAGATGACAATCATCCTTCGGTACGTTTGATTGGGGAATATGATGCGCTTCGATTTATTTTTGAATTCTACAAACTTAAAATTTACGACAGCGAGTTAAAAAATCCTGATTTTAAATTAGATTCTTTATTGGTAGCGCATTACAAAAATGTTTCTGAAAACATGGGTTATATTGTAAAGCCAGGCGAAAGCCAGATTAATAATTTAGGTTACCAAATGATGGGCGCCAAACAATTAGCAAAAGCCGAAACCTTATTTAAACTCAACACAACTAACTATCCTGAAAGCGCCAATTGTTATGATTCTCTTGGCGATTTATATCTTGAAAAAGGCGATAAAGCAAAAGCGATTGAAGCTTTCAAAAAAGCATTAACGCTAAAAGCAATTCCAGAAACGAAAGAGAAATTAGAAAAGTTATTGAAGGAGAAGAAGTAA
- a CDS encoding type I restriction endonuclease, whose protein sequence is MEADLRLKLEQLHKRVDSLKDQINTEEATKNAFVMPFIQILGFDIFNPTEVIPEFICDIGTKKGEKIDYVIKKDGEPILIIECKHWKENVDAHNSQLHRYYHVSKSRFGVLTNGHTYNFYADLEKPNIMDEKPFFTLDLANISDSSLKILENFTKSSYNLENILDSAEALKYIKAIRNEFEKELQNPSDEIVKLLVSKFFNKPLTASRLLAFKEYTKKAFSNSINESINFRLKNALNIGETIPSKENQKLSSVDEEIETPRFITTEEEIEGSQIIKAILRESIPANRIFFRDTQSYFGILLDDNNRKPLCRLHFNSANKYVELFHNGKDNGEKQSLQNLDEIYKFKKELLSTIKNYE, encoded by the coding sequence ATGGAAGCAGATTTAAGACTAAAACTTGAGCAACTACACAAAAGAGTTGATTCACTAAAAGATCAAATTAACACCGAAGAAGCTACTAAAAATGCATTTGTAATGCCATTTATTCAAATTTTGGGATTTGATATTTTTAATCCGACAGAAGTAATTCCAGAATTTATATGTGACATTGGTACAAAAAAAGGCGAGAAAATAGATTATGTAATTAAGAAAGATGGCGAGCCTATTTTAATTATTGAATGTAAACATTGGAAAGAAAATGTTGATGCACATAATTCACAACTTCATAGATATTATCATGTTTCAAAATCTCGTTTTGGAGTTTTAACTAATGGGCATACTTATAATTTTTATGCTGATTTAGAAAAACCAAATATAATGGATGAAAAGCCATTTTTTACATTAGACTTGGCAAATATTTCTGATTCAAGCTTAAAAATTCTTGAAAATTTCACCAAAAGCAGTTATAATTTAGAAAATATTTTAGACTCTGCAGAAGCATTAAAATATATAAAAGCAATAAGAAATGAATTTGAAAAAGAATTACAAAATCCTTCTGATGAAATTGTAAAGCTTTTAGTAAGCAAATTTTTCAATAAACCATTAACTGCATCTAGATTATTAGCTTTTAAAGAATACACAAAAAAAGCTTTTTCTAACTCTATAAATGAATCAATAAATTTTAGGCTTAAAAACGCATTAAATATTGGTGAAACTATTCCATCAAAAGAAAATCAAAAATTATCTTCTGTTGATGAAGAAATTGAAACTCCAAGATTTATTACAACCGAAGAAGAAATAGAAGGTTCACAAATTATCAAAGCAATTTTAAGAGAATCAATTCCTGCTAATAGAATATTTTTTAGAGATACACAATCTTACTTTGGAATTCTATTAGACGATAATAATAGAAAACCATTATGTAGATTACATTTTAATTCTGCTAACAAATATGTAGAACTATTTCATAATGGAAAAGATAATGGTGAAAAGCAATCTTTGCAAAATCTTGATGAAATTTATAAATTCAAAAAAGAATTACTTTCTACTATAAAAAACTATGAATAA
- a CDS encoding SDR family oxidoreductase produces the protein MSKKIFITGTSTGFGKLTTITLSKAGHTVIAGMRDIKGKNEAAAKELSALPNVEVVEIDITNDGSVTKAFEQTLHKYGNIDVLVNNAGVAGFGLLEATSIDQIRNMLEVNFYGVIRTYQAVLPSMRKAKSGLVISLTSGASGHTLPFMIPYLAAKFGVEAIAEGLQAELAQFNIESVTIQPGVYPTEMNNGSKTGIGADKPEIAAAYEPVATEMFNAIGAGLFGKMAEFNMNPQTIADGILTLINMQDGTRPLRFPLDAIAQGTDIEFINARADIKAKWLAKYSG, from the coding sequence ATGAGCAAAAAAATCTTCATTACAGGAACAAGTACAGGATTTGGAAAATTAACAACTATTACTTTGTCAAAAGCAGGACATACTGTTATTGCGGGTATGCGTGATATAAAAGGTAAAAACGAAGCGGCAGCTAAAGAACTTTCGGCATTGCCAAATGTAGAAGTCGTAGAAATTGATATTACAAATGATGGATCGGTAACAAAAGCATTTGAACAAACATTACATAAATACGGAAATATTGATGTATTGGTAAATAACGCGGGAGTTGCAGGTTTTGGATTGCTGGAAGCGACTTCAATAGATCAGATTCGTAATATGTTAGAGGTTAATTTTTATGGTGTAATTCGAACTTATCAAGCTGTTTTGCCTAGTATGCGAAAAGCAAAAAGTGGTTTGGTAATTAGTCTTACTTCTGGAGCAAGCGGACATACTTTGCCATTTATGATACCGTATTTAGCTGCTAAATTTGGAGTAGAAGCTATTGCAGAAGGTTTACAGGCAGAATTAGCACAATTTAATATAGAAAGCGTAACGATTCAACCCGGAGTTTATCCTACCGAAATGAATAATGGCAGTAAAACGGGAATTGGCGCTGATAAGCCTGAAATTGCTGCAGCATACGAACCTGTTGCTACCGAAATGTTTAATGCAATTGGCGCTGGATTATTTGGCAAAATGGCAGAATTTAATATGAATCCGCAAACTATTGCAGACGGAATTTTGACGTTAATAAACATGCAAGACGGAACTCGTCCGTTGCGTTTTCCATTAGATGCCATTGCGCAGGGAACAGACATTGAGTTTATCAATGCAAGAGCAGATATTAAAGCAAAATGGTTAGCAAAATATTCAGGATAA
- a CDS encoding UvrD-helicase domain-containing protein has protein sequence MILEKLSEEQKIAVMQSGNVILTACPGSGKTRVIIHKLAYEVSQISEGSKKRIVALTFTVRASEEIFRRLNRMGLNSDRIWSGTLHSFCLEWIIKPYSAYLSELQNGYSIADETFCGDLISSLKDKYGLKQIDPVNLRFKRDGSFAEPLSIQKKLLLEYHEILKENKVIDFELILLYSYRLLCEFPKIAKTLSNIFKLICVDEYQDTQDLLYAIICSIINAGDGSTSLFLVGDTDQAIYTSLGGVAKDIDAIRTEIGNKNILPLTLTGNYRSNQRIIDFYKHFQTQRIEIKALGTNANEKGLITFNNSIEQKDVVNEIARLIQLSLDQGIPEDEICILVPQWWLMTSISRKLRSLLPNVNFDASGLAPMSRNRENIWYKLSRLFLTEPNPKIYSTRYRWASELRDLFRSQTNTQFKEEYLETRDLLRLINSIKSDEIEAIHYLIDCFDQFLISVEIDYTNFTELVENRKIFFDNIESRLNDPEFKVPSDIVSFKSFYREMTGVIINTCVGVKGEEFETVIAYGLLFGYVPHWNEIYSGNGIDASKKLMYVICSRAKNNLHLISEKGRTTRRGDELIVNPELNSNTFVYDEI, from the coding sequence ATGATTCTTGAGAAACTAAGCGAAGAACAAAAAATTGCGGTGATGCAGTCTGGAAACGTAATTCTAACAGCTTGTCCAGGTAGTGGAAAAACGCGAGTTATAATCCATAAGTTGGCTTATGAAGTGAGTCAAATTTCTGAGGGGAGTAAAAAAAGAATTGTGGCTCTTACATTCACAGTTAGAGCTTCTGAAGAAATTTTCAGAAGGCTAAATCGAATGGGATTAAATAGTGATAGAATATGGTCTGGAACATTACACTCATTTTGTTTGGAATGGATAATCAAGCCATATTCAGCTTATTTATCAGAATTACAAAATGGTTATTCAATTGCAGATGAAACATTTTGTGGAGATTTAATTAGTAGTTTAAAAGATAAATATGGTTTAAAGCAAATAGATCCAGTTAATTTAAGATTTAAAAGAGATGGAAGTTTTGCTGAACCATTATCTATTCAAAAGAAATTACTTTTAGAATACCACGAAATTCTTAAAGAAAACAAAGTTATAGATTTTGAATTAATACTTTTATATTCCTATCGTCTTTTATGTGAATTTCCAAAAATCGCAAAAACCTTATCAAATATTTTTAAACTTATTTGCGTTGATGAATATCAAGACACACAAGATTTGCTCTATGCAATTATTTGTTCAATCATTAATGCTGGAGATGGTAGTACTTCTTTATTTTTAGTTGGTGATACTGATCAAGCAATTTATACTTCTTTAGGAGGTGTTGCCAAAGATATCGATGCAATTCGTACTGAAATTGGTAATAAAAATATTCTTCCTTTAACTCTTACAGGTAATTATAGATCAAATCAGAGAATAATTGATTTTTATAAACACTTTCAAACGCAGAGAATTGAAATTAAAGCTTTAGGTACTAATGCTAATGAAAAAGGTTTGATTACTTTTAATAACTCAATTGAGCAAAAAGATGTAGTTAATGAGATTGCAAGATTAATTCAATTAAGTTTAGATCAAGGTATACCTGAAGATGAAATATGTATACTAGTACCACAATGGTGGTTGATGACTTCTATATCACGAAAGCTAAGGTCACTTCTACCCAATGTAAATTTTGACGCTTCTGGGTTGGCTCCAATGTCAAGAAATAGAGAAAATATATGGTATAAGCTTTCTCGATTATTTCTAACTGAGCCAAATCCGAAAATTTACTCTACAAGATATCGATGGGCTTCAGAACTAAGAGATCTTTTTAGAAGTCAAACTAACACTCAATTTAAAGAAGAATATTTAGAAACAAGGGATTTATTAAGATTAATAAATTCAATTAAATCTGATGAAATTGAGGCGATTCATTATTTAATAGATTGCTTTGATCAATTTTTAATTTCCGTTGAGATAGATTATACAAATTTTACAGAACTAGTTGAAAATAGGAAAATCTTTTTCGATAATATTGAATCTCGATTAAATGATCCTGAATTTAAAGTTCCAAGTGATATTGTCTCATTTAAAAGTTTTTATAGAGAGATGACAGGTGTAATAATAAATACGTGTGTTGGCGTAAAAGGCGAAGAATTTGAAACAGTAATAGCTTATGGTCTTTTATTTGGATATGTACCCCATTGGAATGAAATATATTCAGGTAATGGAATTGATGCGTCAAAAAAATTGATGTATGTAATTTGCTCAAGGGCAAAAAACAATCTTCATCTCATAAGTGAAAAAGGTAGAACAACTAGGAGGGGAGATGAACTTATTGTTAATCCAGAATTAAATAGTAATACATTTGTTTATGATGAAATTTAA
- a CDS encoding AAA family ATPase: MHISSLSIRNYRNFKSAKFFFTNGINTVIGENGSGKTNLFYALRILLDDALPRYIKFSESDFNRSISWAGHWIIISLVFDDLDTSEEAQALAVQSTGQMDTDKQGSYSVYFRPKYKTRKELYDYSQTAHKNIDDLRLLLDNITLDDYETVYLSRSSVDFSDDLIYNQYIGNFNTIEFPDPDDKEEMIFGTWLPKEINIHNEVSCTFIKALRDVESDLRSYSNNPLINLLRGKEKTVAVAKQNEIIDSVNGLNDQISSLDEVNEVKKGIDKSIKEAVGTTYAPNIELKSELPNEMEKLFQSLKLWVGDSDEEDYKGKIWELSLGGANLIYLSLKLLEYEKIKTDKIANFLLIEEPEAHIHTHIQKTLFSNLGYNKTQIIISTHSTHISSVSKISSVNILCRGNKEALVFHPSNNLSGKEINRLERYLDAIRSNLLFAKGIILVEGDAELIIIPEMFKKVFGLTLDEIGVSLISIGSTGFETVAKIFHKDRIRKNCAILTDLDSSVIPLPADPLTDNKYQKHCRASEQKGAERKVKLDAFCNNNEYLKPFYASNTFEVDLLMNDNRIEFINCLDNVYKKAANIKTVTERLENASLEIAGVEILRIADKFGKGWLALLIAEELLYNTNIPDYILNAIAFASSHINISSKAKAVRYRIGALKADGDGEAIKFKFDHKTDEELIEEFCDIFEDDQLSTFYNLL, encoded by the coding sequence ATGCATATATCTTCACTATCTATCAGGAACTACAGGAATTTTAAATCAGCTAAATTCTTTTTTACTAATGGTATTAATACTGTAATTGGAGAAAATGGTTCTGGAAAAACAAATCTTTTTTATGCATTAAGAATTTTATTAGATGATGCATTACCTAGATATATTAAATTTTCGGAAAGCGATTTTAATCGTTCTATAAGTTGGGCCGGTCATTGGATAATAATTTCTTTAGTTTTTGATGATTTAGATACTAGTGAAGAAGCTCAAGCTTTAGCTGTACAGTCTACCGGACAAATGGATACTGATAAACAAGGTAGCTATTCAGTTTATTTTAGACCAAAATATAAAACACGTAAAGAACTTTATGATTATTCTCAAACAGCTCATAAGAACATAGATGATTTAAGGCTTTTGTTAGATAATATTACTTTGGATGATTATGAAACCGTTTATCTTAGTCGTAGTTCAGTCGACTTCAGTGATGATTTAATTTATAATCAATATATTGGAAATTTTAATACTATTGAATTTCCTGATCCTGATGACAAAGAAGAGATGATATTTGGTACATGGTTACCTAAAGAAATAAATATTCATAATGAAGTTTCTTGTACTTTTATTAAAGCATTGAGAGATGTTGAAAGTGATTTACGTTCATATTCCAATAATCCATTAATAAACCTTCTAAGGGGTAAAGAAAAAACTGTTGCTGTAGCTAAACAAAATGAAATTATAGATAGTGTTAACGGTTTGAACGATCAAATTAGCTCCCTTGATGAAGTTAACGAAGTAAAAAAAGGAATTGATAAAAGTATTAAAGAAGCAGTAGGGACAACTTACGCTCCAAATATTGAATTAAAGTCAGAATTGCCAAATGAGATGGAGAAGTTATTTCAGTCATTAAAGCTTTGGGTCGGAGATTCTGATGAAGAAGATTATAAAGGTAAAATTTGGGAGTTAAGTTTAGGTGGTGCAAACTTAATTTATCTTTCATTAAAATTATTAGAATACGAAAAGATAAAAACGGATAAAATAGCAAATTTCTTACTTATTGAAGAGCCAGAAGCACATATACATACCCATATTCAGAAAACGCTTTTTAGTAATTTAGGATATAATAAAACACAAATAATTATATCTACACATTCAACACATATTTCATCTGTTAGTAAAATAAGTAGTGTAAATATTTTATGTAGAGGAAATAAGGAAGCATTAGTTTTTCATCCATCAAATAATTTATCAGGTAAAGAAATAAATAGGCTTGAAAGATATTTAGATGCTATTAGAAGTAATCTACTTTTTGCTAAAGGTATCATTTTAGTTGAAGGAGATGCGGAATTAATAATAATTCCAGAAATGTTTAAAAAAGTTTTTGGTTTAACACTCGATGAGATTGGAGTTAGTTTAATAAGTATTGGAAGTACGGGTTTTGAAACTGTAGCTAAAATTTTTCACAAAGATAGAATCAGAAAAAATTGTGCAATTCTAACAGATTTAGATAGCTCAGTTATACCTTTACCAGCTGATCCATTAACGGATAATAAATATCAAAAACATTGCAGAGCATCAGAACAAAAAGGTGCTGAACGAAAAGTTAAGTTAGACGCCTTTTGCAATAATAATGAATATTTGAAACCATTTTACGCTTCAAATACTTTTGAAGTCGATTTACTAATGAATGATAATAGAATTGAATTTATTAATTGCTTAGATAATGTTTATAAAAAAGCAGCAAATATTAAGACTGTAACAGAAAGGCTTGAAAATGCTTCTTTAGAAATAGCAGGTGTAGAAATTCTTAGAATAGCAGATAAATTTGGCAAAGGCTGGTTGGCATTATTGATAGCTGAAGAATTATTATATAATACAAATATTCCTGACTATATTCTTAATGCCATTGCATTTGCCTCATCTCATATTAATATTTCATCAAAAGCGAAAGCAGTTCGTTATCGTATAGGTGCGCTTAAAGCGGATGGAGATGGTGAAGCAATTAAATTTAAATTTGATCATAAAACTGACGAAGAACTGATAGAGGAATTTTGCGACATTTTTGAAGACGATCAATTATCTACATTTTACAATTTATTATGA
- a CDS encoding Crp/Fnr family transcriptional regulator: protein MFAVFQKYLQDKASFTDQEMELITSVSKIKKLRKRHYLLQEGDIWKFNAFVCKGFLRTYFVDDKGGEHIMNFAPENYWTGDRESLTNGSPSKYNIDALEDSEVLLINKVDFDMLCKAIPVFNDLINTILHNSFLASQQRIHSNITSSAEEKYNNFITRQSHIANRIPLHMIASYLGISAETVSRIRTQATKK from the coding sequence ATGTTTGCAGTTTTTCAAAAATATCTTCAGGATAAAGCTTCTTTTACAGATCAGGAAATGGAGCTGATTACAAGTGTATCAAAAATAAAAAAACTCCGCAAAAGGCATTATTTATTACAAGAAGGAGATATTTGGAAATTTAACGCTTTTGTCTGTAAAGGTTTTTTGCGTACTTATTTTGTCGATGATAAAGGCGGTGAGCACATTATGAATTTTGCCCCTGAAAATTATTGGACAGGAGACAGGGAAAGTTTAACAAATGGTTCTCCGTCTAAATATAATATTGATGCACTGGAAGACAGTGAAGTTTTATTGATTAATAAAGTTGATTTTGATATGCTTTGTAAAGCAATACCAGTGTTCAATGACCTTATTAATACTATTTTACACAATAGCTTCTTGGCATCGCAACAGCGAATTCACTCAAACATAACAAGTTCAGCCGAAGAAAAATACAATAATTTCATTACCAGGCAATCCCATATTGCTAACCGTATTCCACTTCATATGATTGCATCTTATCTTGGAATTTCTGCCGAAACCGTAAGCAGGATAAGGACACAAGCCACAAAAAAATAA